Proteins encoded within one genomic window of Pygocentrus nattereri isolate fPygNat1 chromosome 11, fPygNat1.pri, whole genome shotgun sequence:
- the tjp1b gene encoding tight junction protein ZO-1 isoform X3, with product MIRTCALLFASGFQQQYHGELPEIHHCYAAGLRCYSHQQRPKPASQKAYVVSLPAWGFLCVHFLPEDFRTSSLEKRIFPKHEKDKYGPAVYYPKVHGFIPTPSETLSVQAESESSVQGKPSLRRIKGRIHRSKSLDSIDLLDSNSAAMEETVIWEQHTVTLHRAPGFGFGIAISGGRDNPHFQSGETSIVISDVLKGGPAEGLLQENDRVVMVNAVSMDNVEHAYAVQQLRKSGKNAKITIRRKRKVQIPMGRHGERETMSEHDEDDDSYEDEIYEVRSGRSGPSAYSGGGATGRRSGRGERLGGRRERDRERSGSRERSLSPRSDRHSVSSNLPPRPAKVTLVKSRKNEAEYGLRLASHIFVKDISPESLAARDGNIQEGDVVLKINGTVTENLSLIDAKKLIERSKGKLKMVVQRDERATLLNIPDLDDSIPSANASDRDDISDIHSVASDHSNRSHDKKRSSRSRSPDRRSEPSEHSRHSPPQISNGSHRSRDEERISKPLPVPAKMVEDTPKALEQAGTREEKQLPPLPEPKPVYAQPGQPDVDLPVSPADAPVPSVAHDDSILRPSMKLVKFKKGESVGLRLAGGNDVGIFVAGVLEDSPAAKEGLEEGDQILRVNNVDFANIIREEAVLFLLDLPKGEEVTILAQKKKDVYRRIVESDVGDSFYIRTHFEYEKESPYGLSFNKGEVFRVVDTLYNGKLGSWLAIRIGKNHQEVERGIIPNKNRAEQLSSVQYTLPKTAGGDRADFWRFRGLRSSKRNLRKSREDLSAQPVQTKFPAYERVVLREAGFLRPVVIFGPIADVAREKLSREEPDLFELAKSEPRDAGTDQRSSGIIRLHTIKQIIDRDKHAVLDITPNAVDRLNYAQWYPIVVFLNPDSKQGVKNMRTRLCPESRKSARKLYERALKLRKNNHHLFTTTINLNNMNDGWYGALKETIQQQQNQLVWVSEGKADGAQEDDLDIHDDRLSYLSAPGSEYSMYSTDSRHTSDYEDTDTEGGAYTDQELDETLNDEVGLPSEPAITRSSEPVREDPPVIQDAPGYPSYQHAVPQPEPLNRIDPAGFKMPAPQQQAEATVALPSFPSAAAAAVPTAVEPATPLAGMTPEEPPGTPQADSLYSPAPEPDPQPDPELAQPPTHDPHQSLPSGPDPKMYKKDLYSLDEPVRVNHGMKPQQQPQQQQQQQSVAPPTSLSYSHQPVYQDKQPYREYDHPPYGYDGGGYAQPKSHNYDPHLHYDNRVPHYDEQWPHYDQQTSSQPPAPGPGFPQGHQPPPPPPPPLSYDPRSPYEDGPTRDYSPPHPRYDETPLGYDNRLRHGKPAPVRYDEPPPPPPPVTYDARPPYEPESHTFPINAPRSPDPPKQYYGDAVRQSYNPGPPNRGYKSGQHETLNSEPPVPPPKPEVLLSPGEPVHSAASKSLPHGHREDPEEDPAMKPQSVLNRVKMFENKRSVSVDRAKEAGDLPGIRPTDLPKPVSAPGPVLKANSLSNLEQEKPVYRAEPQKPQSRLGEEVVRSNHYDPDEDEEYYRKQLSYFDRRSFDNKAMNQPGINRFHDLAKPSQNQLGYPYNRTESVEKVSPVDKRYEPLPPINSSAAPYGQSGPAVPPTSLPKLANTEVNSLPDPHNSPKSKPDLSTLRPPTRDDTVQGNYLPQKSPINGTDIPPKTLGAPAPASYNRYVPKPYTSSARPFERKFESPKFNHNLLPNDSQAKPTIVNNNPKTHLSPQPLESDSGVDTFTRTMDNRSKYQHNNVNAIPKAIPVSPSALDDDDDDEGHTVVATARGIFNCNGGVLSSIETGVSIIIPQGAIPESVEQEIYFKVCRDNSILPPLDKEKGETLLSPLVMCGPHGLKFLKPVELRLPHCASMTPDGDPKCWQNKSLPGDPNYLVGANCVSVLIDHF from the exons agTGCAGCAATGGAGGAGACAGTTATATGGGAACAGCACACAGTAACTCTACACAGG GCACCAGGGTTTGGATTTGGAATTGCTATTTCAGGTGGGAGGGATAACCCGCACTTCCAGAGTGGAGAGACCTCCATTGTCATCTCTGATGTGCTGAAAGGAGGACCAGCGGAGGGCCTGCTGCA GGAGAATGACAGAGTTGTGATGGTCAACGCAGTCTCCATGGATAATGTGGAGCATGCATATGCAGTGCAGCAGCTTCGGAAAAGTGGAAAGAATGCAAAAATA acCATCAGGCGAAAGAGGAAGGTCCAGATCCCCATGGGCCGTCATGGAGAGAGGGAAACCATGTCTGAgcatgatgaagatgatgacagCTATGAGGATGAGATCTATGAAGTGCGGAGTGGACGGAGCGGGCCTAGCGCATACAGTGGTGGAGGGGCCACGGGTCGGAGGAGTGGCAGAGGCGAGCGGCTAGGTGGGAGGAGGGAGCGGGATAGAGAGCGCAGCGGTTCCAGAGAAAGGAGTTTATCTCCACGCTCGGACCGCCACTCTGTGTCCTCCAACCTGCCTCCACGCCCAGCCAAGGTCACTCTTGTCAAGTCCCGCAAGAATGAAG CAGAATATGGCCTTCGCCTGGCCAGCCACATCTTTGTGAAGGATATCTCTCCCGAGAGCCTGGCCGCCAGGGACGGCAACATCCAGGAAGGAGATGTTGTACTGAAG ATAAATGGCACAGTGACAGAGAACCTGTCACTGATAGACGCTAAGAAGTTGATTGAAAGATCAAAGGGCAAACTGAAGATGGTGGTGCAGAGGGACGAGAGAGCCACATTGCTGAACATCCCTGACCTAGACGACAGCATCCCCTCAGCCAACGCTTCCGACAGAGATG ATATTTCAGATATCCACTCAGTAGCATCTGATCACTCAAACCGATCCCATGACAAAAAGAGGAGCAGTCGCTCACGCTCCCCGGACCGCCGTTCAGAGCCCTCAGAACATTCCAGACATTCTCCCCCTCAAATAAGCAATGGCAG CCACAGGAGTCGTGATGAAGAGCGCATCTCAAAGCCACTCCCTGTGCCTGCTAAGATGGTGGAGGACACACCTAAAGCACTGGAGCAGGCTGGGACCAGAGAGGAGAAACAGCTCCCCCCTCTGCCAG AGCCAAAGCCTGTGTATGCCCAGCCTGGTCAGCCTGATGTGGACTTGCCTGTTAGTCCTGCGGACGCTCCTGTGCCCAGCGTAGCACATGATGACAGCATTCTTCG GCCCAGTATGAAGCTGGTGAAGTTTAAGAAGGGTGAAAGTGTGGGCCTGCGGTTGGCTGGGGGCAATGATGTGGGCATATTTGTGGCTGGCGTGCTGGAGGACAGTCCTGCTGCTAAAGAGGGCCTGGAGGAGGGAGACCAGATACTCAGG GTAAATAATGTTGACTTTGCAAATATCATCCGAGAGGAGGCTGTGCTCTTTCTTCTGGATCTCCCCAAAGGGGAGGAGGTCACCATTCTGgcccaaaaaaagaaagatg TGTACCGTCGGATTGTGGAATCAGATGTAGGTGATTCATTTTACATCAGGACTCATTTTGAATATGAGAAGGAGTCTCCATATGGTCTGAGCTTTAATAAGGGTGAGGTGTTCAGAGTGGTGGATACACTGTACAATGGCAAGCTGGGCTCCTGGCTTGCAATTCGCATTGGTAAAAACCACCAGGAGGTGGAGAGAGGCATCATCCCCAACAAGAACAG AGCGGAGCAGCTGTCTAGTGTGCAGTACACACTTCCTAAGACAGCAGGAGGTGACAGGGCAGACTTCTGGAGGTTTCGTGGTCTGCGCAGCTCCAAGAGGAACCTAAGGAAAAGCAGAGAGGATCTCTCCGCCCAACCTGTCCAGACCAAGTTTCCTGCCTATGAGAGAGTGGTACTCCGAGAAG CTGGTTTCCTGAGACCTGTGGTAATATTTGGTCCCATTGCTGATGTTGCACGAGAGAAGCTTTCGAGGGAGGAGCCAGACCTATTTGAACTTGCAA AGAGTGAGCCCAGAGATGCTGGCACAGACCAGCGCAGTTCTGGAATCATCCGTCTCCATACCATTAAGCAGATCATTGACCGA gatAAACATGCAGTGTTGGACATCACTCCTAATGCTGTGGACCGTTTGAACTATGCTCAGTGGTACCCCATTGTGGTATTCTTGAACCCTGACAGCAAACAGGGTGTGAAGAACATGAGAACCAGACTCTGCCCTGAGTCCAGAAAGAGCGCAAGGAAACTGTATGAGCGTGCTCTGAAACTGAGGAAGAACAACCACCACCTTTTCACCA CCACCATTAACTTGAACAACATGAATGATGGGTGGTATGGTGCTCTGAAAGAGACCATCCAGCAACAGCAGAACCAGCTGGTCTGGGTTTCTGAGGGAAAA GCTGACGGAGCTCAGGAGGATGACCTGGACATCCATGATGACCGTCTCTCCTACCTCTCAGCACCAGGCAGCGAGTACAGCATGTAcagcacagacagcaggcacACCTCTGACTATGAGGACACGGACACAGAAGGTGGTGCTTACACAGACCAGGAGCTAGATGAGACTCTAAATGATGAGGTGGGCTTACCCAGCGAGCCTGCAATCACCCGCTCTTCAGAGCCTGTACGAGAGGACCCACCTGTCATCCAGGATGCTCCTGGGTACCCTAGCTACCAGCACGCTGTGCCCCAGCCTGAACCCCTGAATCGCATTGACCCGGCTGGATTTAAGATGCCCGCCCCACAGCAG CAGGCTGAGGCTACTGTGGCCTTGCCTTCCTTTCCCTctgcagcggcagcagcagtgCCCACTGCTGTTGAGCCTGCCACACCACTAGCGGGTATGACCCCCGAGGAGCCACCTGGCACCCCTCAGGCTGACTCCCTTTACAGCCCCGCCCCAGAACCTGACCCCCAGCCCGACCCTGAACTCGCTCAGCCCCCAACACACGACCCCCACCAGTCGCTTCCGTCTGGCCCAGATCCAAAG ATGTATAAGAAGGATCTGTACAGCCTGGATGAGCCTGTGAGAGTGAACCACGGGATGAAGCCCCAGCAGCaaccgcagcagcagcagcaacaacagtcTGTAGCTCCCCCAACTTCTCTGTCCTACAGCCACCAGCCTGTCTACCAGGACAAACAGCCATATCGCGAGTACGACCACCCGCCTTACGGCTATGATGGTGGCGGCTATGCTCAACCAAAGTCTCACAACTATGACCCACACCTGCACTACGACAACCGTGTGCCTCACTACGATGAACAGTGGCCCCACTATGACCAGCAGACCTCATCCCAGCCCCCAGCCCCTGGACCTGGCTTTCCTCAGGGCCACCAACCACCGCcgccccctcctcctcctctgagCTACGATCCTCGTTCCCCCTATGAGGACGGCCCCACACGGGACTATAGTCCCCCTCATCCCCGCTATGACGAAACTCCTTTGGGTTATGATAATCGGTTGCGACATGGCAAACCAGCACCTGTTCGCTATGATGagccccctcctcctcctccaccagtCACATACGATGCTCGCCCTCCTTATGAACCAGAGTCCCACACTTTCCCCATCAATGCCCCCCGCTCCCCTGACCCCCCAAAGCAGTATTATGGAGATGCAGTGAGACAGTCATATAATCCAGGACCTCCAAACCGTGGCTACAAATCTGGGCAGCATGAAACTTTGAATTCAGAGCCTCCAGTTCCACCACCTAAGCCAGAAGTTCTGCTATCCCCAGGAGAGCCTGTCCATTCTGCAGCTTCTAAATCTCTGCCTCATGGTCACAGAGAAGATCCAGAGGAGGATCCTGCCATGAAGCCCCAGTCTGTTCTTAACAGAGTCAAGATGTTTGAGAACAAACGCTCTGTGTCCGTTGACAGAGCCAAAGAGGCTGGAGATCTGCCAGGGATCAGG CCCACTGACCTCCCCAAACCTGTGAGTGCCCCTGGCCCTGTGCTTAAAGCCAACTCCCTCAGCAACCTAGAACAAGAAAAACCTGTATACAG GGCAGAGCCACAGAAGCCCCAGTCTAGATTAGGAGAGGAGGTGGTCCGCTCTAACCACTATGACCCTGATGAGGATGAGGAGTACTACAGGAAACAACTGTCATATTTTGATCGCCGCAGCTTCGACAACAAGGCCATGAATCAACCAGGAATCAACCGCTTTCATGATCTGGCTAAACCTTCACAGAATCAGTTAGGATACCCCTACAACAG gaCAGAATCAGTTGAGAAAGTGAGCCCTGTGGATAAGAGATATGAGCCATTGCCCCCAATCAACTCTTCAGCTGCTCCTTATGGCCAGTCGGGACCTGCTGTTCCCCCCACGTCTCTACCCAAACTCGCCAACACTGAGG TCAACTCCCTACCCGATCCCCACAACTCTCCCAAAAGTAAACCAGATCTGTCTACTCTCCGTCCTCCTACCCGGGATGACACAGTCCAAGGCAACTACCTTCCACAGAAATCTCCAATTAATGGCACTGACATTCCTCCCAAGACTCTGGGTGCCCCCGCTCCCGCCAGCTATAACCGCTACGTCCCAAAGCCCTATACAAGCTCTGCAAGACCATTCGAGCGCAAGTTTGAGAGCCCCAAGTTCAACCACAACCTTCTCCCCAATGACTCACAGGCAAAGCCCACTATTGTGAACAACAACCCTAAAACTCACCTCTCACCTCAGCCTCTGGAGTCAGACAGTGGTGTAGACACATTTACTCGCACGATGGACAACAGGTCCAAATATCAGCACAACAATGTCAACGCTATCCCCAAGGCTATTCCTGTCAG CCCCAGTGCactggatgatgatgatgatgatgaaggacATACAGTAGTTGCCACAGCACGGGGCATCTTTAACTGTAATGGTGGGGTGCTGAGTTCAATAGAGACGGGGGTGAGCATAATCATCCCTCAAGGGGCGATTCCTGAAAGTGTAGAGCAGGAGATCTACTTTAAAGTGTGCAGGGACAACAGCATCCTGCCTCCACTGGACAAGGAGAAAG GTGAAACTCTGCTCAGTCCCCTGGTCATGTGTGGACCTCATGGTCTGAAGTTCCTGAAGCCTGTGGAGCTGCGCCTACCACACTGTGCGTCTATGACTCCTGATG
- the tjp1b gene encoding tight junction protein ZO-1 isoform X7 — protein sequence MIRTCALLFASGFQQQYHGELPEIHHCYAAGLRCYSHQQRPKPASQKAYVVSLPAWGFLCVHFLPEDFRTSSLEKRIFPKHEKDKYGPAVYYPKVHGFIPTPSETLSVQAESESSVQGKPSLRRIKGRIHRSKSLDSIDLLDSNSAAMEETVIWEQHTVTLHRAPGFGFGIAISGGRDNPHFQSGETSIVISDVLKGGPAEGLLQENDRVVMVNAVSMDNVEHAYAVQQLRKSGKNAKITIRRKRKVQIPMGRHGERETMSEHDEDDDSYEDEIYEVRSGRSGPSAYSGGGATGRRSGRGERLGGRRERDRERSGSRERSLSPRSDRHSVSSNLPPRPAKVTLVKSRKNEAEYGLRLASHIFVKDISPESLAARDGNIQEGDVVLKINGTVTENLSLIDAKKLIERSKGKLKMVVQRDERATLLNIPDLDDSIPSANASDRDDISDIHSVASDHSNRSHDKKRSSRSRSPDRRSEPSEHSRHSPPQISNGSHRSRDEERISKPLPVPAKMVEDTPKALEQAGTREEKQLPPLPEPKPVYAQPGQPDVDLPVSPADAPVPSVAHDDSILRPSMKLVKFKKGESVGLRLAGGNDVGIFVAGVLEDSPAAKEGLEEGDQILRVNNVDFANIIREEAVLFLLDLPKGEEVTILAQKKKDVYRRIVESDVGDSFYIRTHFEYEKESPYGLSFNKGEVFRVVDTLYNGKLGSWLAIRIGKNHQEVERGIIPNKNRAEQLSSVQYTLPKTAGGDRADFWRFRGLRSSKRNLRKSREDLSAQPVQTKFPAYERVVLREAGFLRPVVIFGPIADVAREKLSREEPDLFELAKSEPRDAGTDQRSSGIIRLHTIKQIIDRDKHAVLDITPNAVDRLNYAQWYPIVVFLNPDSKQGVKNMRTRLCPESRKSARKLYERALKLRKNNHHLFTTTINLNNMNDGWYGALKETIQQQQNQLVWVSEGKADGAQEDDLDIHDDRLSYLSAPGSEYSMYSTDSRHTSDYEDTDTEGGAYTDQELDETLNDEVGLPSEPAITRSSEPVREDPPVIQDAPGYPSYQHAVPQPEPLNRIDPAGFKMPAPQQMYKKDLYSLDEPVRVNHGMKPQQQPQQQQQQQSVAPPTSLSYSHQPVYQDKQPYREYDHPPYGYDGGGYAQPKSHNYDPHLHYDNRVPHYDEQWPHYDQQTSSQPPAPGPGFPQGHQPPPPPPPPLSYDPRSPYEDGPTRDYSPPHPRYDETPLGYDNRLRHGKPAPVRYDEPPPPPPPVTYDARPPYEPESHTFPINAPRSPDPPKQYYGDAVRQSYNPGPPNRGYKSGQHETLNSEPPVPPPKPEVLLSPGEPVHSAASKSLPHGHREDPEEDPAMKPQSVLNRVKMFENKRSVSVDRAKEAGDLPGIRPTDLPKPVSAPGPVLKANSLSNLEQEKPVYRAEPQKPQSRLGEEVVRSNHYDPDEDEEYYRKQLSYFDRRSFDNKAMNQPGINRFHDLAKPSQNQLGYPYNRTESVEKVSPVDKRYEPLPPINSSAAPYGQSGPAVPPTSLPKLANTEVNSLPDPHNSPKSKPDLSTLRPPTRDDTVQGNYLPQKSPINGTDIPPKTLGAPAPASYNRYVPKPYTSSARPFERKFESPKFNHNLLPNDSQAKPTIVNNNPKTHLSPQPLESDSGVDTFTRTMDNRSKYQHNNVNAIPKAIPVSPSALDDDDDDEGHTVVATARGIFNCNGGVLSSIETGVSIIIPQGAIPESVEQEIYFKVCRDNSILPPLDKEKGETLLSPLVMCGPHGLKFLKPVELRLPHCASMTPDGWSFALKSSDSSSGDPKCWQNKSLPGDPNYLVGANCVSVLIDHF from the exons agTGCAGCAATGGAGGAGACAGTTATATGGGAACAGCACACAGTAACTCTACACAGG GCACCAGGGTTTGGATTTGGAATTGCTATTTCAGGTGGGAGGGATAACCCGCACTTCCAGAGTGGAGAGACCTCCATTGTCATCTCTGATGTGCTGAAAGGAGGACCAGCGGAGGGCCTGCTGCA GGAGAATGACAGAGTTGTGATGGTCAACGCAGTCTCCATGGATAATGTGGAGCATGCATATGCAGTGCAGCAGCTTCGGAAAAGTGGAAAGAATGCAAAAATA acCATCAGGCGAAAGAGGAAGGTCCAGATCCCCATGGGCCGTCATGGAGAGAGGGAAACCATGTCTGAgcatgatgaagatgatgacagCTATGAGGATGAGATCTATGAAGTGCGGAGTGGACGGAGCGGGCCTAGCGCATACAGTGGTGGAGGGGCCACGGGTCGGAGGAGTGGCAGAGGCGAGCGGCTAGGTGGGAGGAGGGAGCGGGATAGAGAGCGCAGCGGTTCCAGAGAAAGGAGTTTATCTCCACGCTCGGACCGCCACTCTGTGTCCTCCAACCTGCCTCCACGCCCAGCCAAGGTCACTCTTGTCAAGTCCCGCAAGAATGAAG CAGAATATGGCCTTCGCCTGGCCAGCCACATCTTTGTGAAGGATATCTCTCCCGAGAGCCTGGCCGCCAGGGACGGCAACATCCAGGAAGGAGATGTTGTACTGAAG ATAAATGGCACAGTGACAGAGAACCTGTCACTGATAGACGCTAAGAAGTTGATTGAAAGATCAAAGGGCAAACTGAAGATGGTGGTGCAGAGGGACGAGAGAGCCACATTGCTGAACATCCCTGACCTAGACGACAGCATCCCCTCAGCCAACGCTTCCGACAGAGATG ATATTTCAGATATCCACTCAGTAGCATCTGATCACTCAAACCGATCCCATGACAAAAAGAGGAGCAGTCGCTCACGCTCCCCGGACCGCCGTTCAGAGCCCTCAGAACATTCCAGACATTCTCCCCCTCAAATAAGCAATGGCAG CCACAGGAGTCGTGATGAAGAGCGCATCTCAAAGCCACTCCCTGTGCCTGCTAAGATGGTGGAGGACACACCTAAAGCACTGGAGCAGGCTGGGACCAGAGAGGAGAAACAGCTCCCCCCTCTGCCAG AGCCAAAGCCTGTGTATGCCCAGCCTGGTCAGCCTGATGTGGACTTGCCTGTTAGTCCTGCGGACGCTCCTGTGCCCAGCGTAGCACATGATGACAGCATTCTTCG GCCCAGTATGAAGCTGGTGAAGTTTAAGAAGGGTGAAAGTGTGGGCCTGCGGTTGGCTGGGGGCAATGATGTGGGCATATTTGTGGCTGGCGTGCTGGAGGACAGTCCTGCTGCTAAAGAGGGCCTGGAGGAGGGAGACCAGATACTCAGG GTAAATAATGTTGACTTTGCAAATATCATCCGAGAGGAGGCTGTGCTCTTTCTTCTGGATCTCCCCAAAGGGGAGGAGGTCACCATTCTGgcccaaaaaaagaaagatg TGTACCGTCGGATTGTGGAATCAGATGTAGGTGATTCATTTTACATCAGGACTCATTTTGAATATGAGAAGGAGTCTCCATATGGTCTGAGCTTTAATAAGGGTGAGGTGTTCAGAGTGGTGGATACACTGTACAATGGCAAGCTGGGCTCCTGGCTTGCAATTCGCATTGGTAAAAACCACCAGGAGGTGGAGAGAGGCATCATCCCCAACAAGAACAG AGCGGAGCAGCTGTCTAGTGTGCAGTACACACTTCCTAAGACAGCAGGAGGTGACAGGGCAGACTTCTGGAGGTTTCGTGGTCTGCGCAGCTCCAAGAGGAACCTAAGGAAAAGCAGAGAGGATCTCTCCGCCCAACCTGTCCAGACCAAGTTTCCTGCCTATGAGAGAGTGGTACTCCGAGAAG CTGGTTTCCTGAGACCTGTGGTAATATTTGGTCCCATTGCTGATGTTGCACGAGAGAAGCTTTCGAGGGAGGAGCCAGACCTATTTGAACTTGCAA AGAGTGAGCCCAGAGATGCTGGCACAGACCAGCGCAGTTCTGGAATCATCCGTCTCCATACCATTAAGCAGATCATTGACCGA gatAAACATGCAGTGTTGGACATCACTCCTAATGCTGTGGACCGTTTGAACTATGCTCAGTGGTACCCCATTGTGGTATTCTTGAACCCTGACAGCAAACAGGGTGTGAAGAACATGAGAACCAGACTCTGCCCTGAGTCCAGAAAGAGCGCAAGGAAACTGTATGAGCGTGCTCTGAAACTGAGGAAGAACAACCACCACCTTTTCACCA CCACCATTAACTTGAACAACATGAATGATGGGTGGTATGGTGCTCTGAAAGAGACCATCCAGCAACAGCAGAACCAGCTGGTCTGGGTTTCTGAGGGAAAA GCTGACGGAGCTCAGGAGGATGACCTGGACATCCATGATGACCGTCTCTCCTACCTCTCAGCACCAGGCAGCGAGTACAGCATGTAcagcacagacagcaggcacACCTCTGACTATGAGGACACGGACACAGAAGGTGGTGCTTACACAGACCAGGAGCTAGATGAGACTCTAAATGATGAGGTGGGCTTACCCAGCGAGCCTGCAATCACCCGCTCTTCAGAGCCTGTACGAGAGGACCCACCTGTCATCCAGGATGCTCCTGGGTACCCTAGCTACCAGCACGCTGTGCCCCAGCCTGAACCCCTGAATCGCATTGACCCGGCTGGATTTAAGATGCCCGCCCCACAGCAG ATGTATAAGAAGGATCTGTACAGCCTGGATGAGCCTGTGAGAGTGAACCACGGGATGAAGCCCCAGCAGCaaccgcagcagcagcagcaacaacagtcTGTAGCTCCCCCAACTTCTCTGTCCTACAGCCACCAGCCTGTCTACCAGGACAAACAGCCATATCGCGAGTACGACCACCCGCCTTACGGCTATGATGGTGGCGGCTATGCTCAACCAAAGTCTCACAACTATGACCCACACCTGCACTACGACAACCGTGTGCCTCACTACGATGAACAGTGGCCCCACTATGACCAGCAGACCTCATCCCAGCCCCCAGCCCCTGGACCTGGCTTTCCTCAGGGCCACCAACCACCGCcgccccctcctcctcctctgagCTACGATCCTCGTTCCCCCTATGAGGACGGCCCCACACGGGACTATAGTCCCCCTCATCCCCGCTATGACGAAACTCCTTTGGGTTATGATAATCGGTTGCGACATGGCAAACCAGCACCTGTTCGCTATGATGagccccctcctcctcctccaccagtCACATACGATGCTCGCCCTCCTTATGAACCAGAGTCCCACACTTTCCCCATCAATGCCCCCCGCTCCCCTGACCCCCCAAAGCAGTATTATGGAGATGCAGTGAGACAGTCATATAATCCAGGACCTCCAAACCGTGGCTACAAATCTGGGCAGCATGAAACTTTGAATTCAGAGCCTCCAGTTCCACCACCTAAGCCAGAAGTTCTGCTATCCCCAGGAGAGCCTGTCCATTCTGCAGCTTCTAAATCTCTGCCTCATGGTCACAGAGAAGATCCAGAGGAGGATCCTGCCATGAAGCCCCAGTCTGTTCTTAACAGAGTCAAGATGTTTGAGAACAAACGCTCTGTGTCCGTTGACAGAGCCAAAGAGGCTGGAGATCTGCCAGGGATCAGG CCCACTGACCTCCCCAAACCTGTGAGTGCCCCTGGCCCTGTGCTTAAAGCCAACTCCCTCAGCAACCTAGAACAAGAAAAACCTGTATACAG GGCAGAGCCACAGAAGCCCCAGTCTAGATTAGGAGAGGAGGTGGTCCGCTCTAACCACTATGACCCTGATGAGGATGAGGAGTACTACAGGAAACAACTGTCATATTTTGATCGCCGCAGCTTCGACAACAAGGCCATGAATCAACCAGGAATCAACCGCTTTCATGATCTGGCTAAACCTTCACAGAATCAGTTAGGATACCCCTACAACAG gaCAGAATCAGTTGAGAAAGTGAGCCCTGTGGATAAGAGATATGAGCCATTGCCCCCAATCAACTCTTCAGCTGCTCCTTATGGCCAGTCGGGACCTGCTGTTCCCCCCACGTCTCTACCCAAACTCGCCAACACTGAGG TCAACTCCCTACCCGATCCCCACAACTCTCCCAAAAGTAAACCAGATCTGTCTACTCTCCGTCCTCCTACCCGGGATGACACAGTCCAAGGCAACTACCTTCCACAGAAATCTCCAATTAATGGCACTGACATTCCTCCCAAGACTCTGGGTGCCCCCGCTCCCGCCAGCTATAACCGCTACGTCCCAAAGCCCTATACAAGCTCTGCAAGACCATTCGAGCGCAAGTTTGAGAGCCCCAAGTTCAACCACAACCTTCTCCCCAATGACTCACAGGCAAAGCCCACTATTGTGAACAACAACCCTAAAACTCACCTCTCACCTCAGCCTCTGGAGTCAGACAGTGGTGTAGACACATTTACTCGCACGATGGACAACAGGTCCAAATATCAGCACAACAATGTCAACGCTATCCCCAAGGCTATTCCTGTCAG CCCCAGTGCactggatgatgatgatgatgatgaaggacATACAGTAGTTGCCACAGCACGGGGCATCTTTAACTGTAATGGTGGGGTGCTGAGTTCAATAGAGACGGGGGTGAGCATAATCATCCCTCAAGGGGCGATTCCTGAAAGTGTAGAGCAGGAGATCTACTTTAAAGTGTGCAGGGACAACAGCATCCTGCCTCCACTGGACAAGGAGAAAG GTGAAACTCTGCTCAGTCCCCTGGTCATGTGTGGACCTCATGGTCTGAAGTTCCTGAAGCCTGTGGAGCTGCGCCTACCACACTGTGCGTCTATGACTCCTGATGGTTGGTCTTTTGCTCTAAAATCCTCCGACTCCTCGTCGG